GAGATGCGCAAGCATGCAGCATGGTATCTTAAGGGCCTCCCGGCATCGGCACAAGTCCGTGACGGTATTAATGTTCAGGAAACAAGAGAAGGCATGGCGAATCTGCTGCTTGACTACCTTAGCAGAGTAGAAGCGAAAGCGGCGGAATACGCAGATCAACAGCTAGAAAAGAAGGTAAAAGTGCTCTAAGGCTTGAATTTGACATTAGCAAGGGGCTACCATATAATACCTTCATATCGGTATACGAAACTGCCAGTGAATGCACTGGCAGTTTCATATATGTCTGTTAATTGCATAAAAAATACAATTTTATCATACACTCTACGATACATCAGGCGCAGGAAAAGTATAGAATGGATGATGATGGGGGAATGCGAAGATGACGGAAAAAGAAGTAATCCTAACCGCTGCGGGCTTGCAAAAGCTTGAAGACGAGCTCGAACAGTTGAAAACAGTAAAACGCCGCGAAGTAGCACAACGCATTAAAGAAGCCATCAGTTTCGGCGATTTGTCCGAGAACTCTGAATATGAAGAAGCAAAGAATGAACAAGCTTTTATTGAAGGTCGTATCATTACGTTAGAAAAAATGCTTCGTAACGCACGAGTGATTACCGGTGAAGAATTAGATACAGGTATGGTAGGTGTCGGCTCTACAGTAAAAGTAAAAGATCTTGAATTTAACGAAGAGATGGAATTTAAGATCGTAGGTTCTGCGGAATCAGATCCGACACAAAATAAAATCTCAAACGAATCGCCGGTTGGTGTAGCTCTTCTAGGCAAATCTAAAGGCTCAGTTGTAGATGTAAACGTTCCCGCAGGTGTAGTGCGGTACGAAATTCTTGAGATTAAAGTAGATTAACGCATGTTTAAGCTAAGCTCCTTCGATTTCGTAGGAGCTTTTAGCTAGTTTTAGGCTACAATGGATGTAGTACAAGATTTGAGGAGTTGAATACGAGCATGTCCCGACAAGAAGAATTGAGCGAACTGGAGCAAATCCGGCGCGAGAAGTTACATACGCTGCGTGAAAATGGAATTGATCCATTTGGAAAGAAATTCGAGCGTTCTCATACAGCAAAAGAAATTCTAGATCAGTATGGAGAGCTTGAGAAAGAACAGTTGGATGAGCAGGAAATTGAAGTTTCCATTGCAGGAAGATTGATGGCCAAGCGAGGTCAAGGTAAAGCAGGGTTTAGTCACCTTCAGGATCAAAGCGGCCGCATTCAAATTTATGTGCGTCAGGATCAGGTTGGCGAACCAGCATATGATATGTATAAGCTGTGCGATATCGGTGATATTCTCGGTGTAACCGGCGTTATTTTTAAGACGAAAACAGGTGAGACAAGCGTAAAAGCAAAAGAAGTTATATTGCTGAGTAAATCACTGCGT
This genomic interval from Aneurinibacillus sp. REN35 contains the following:
- the greA gene encoding transcription elongation factor GreA; amino-acid sequence: MTEKEVILTAAGLQKLEDELEQLKTVKRREVAQRIKEAISFGDLSENSEYEEAKNEQAFIEGRIITLEKMLRNARVITGEELDTGMVGVGSTVKVKDLEFNEEMEFKIVGSAESDPTQNKISNESPVGVALLGKSKGSVVDVNVPAGVVRYEILEIKVD